From Coffea arabica cultivar ET-39 chromosome 2e, Coffea Arabica ET-39 HiFi, whole genome shotgun sequence, the proteins below share one genomic window:
- the LOC113732258 gene encoding uncharacterized protein isoform X1 encodes MMEEIGWKMHKQDNVKEGASSGCADSEFRDTNRPLQNETMEASNSYVHDHITGMAEEIEVQATAPKASSQKVGRIACCWFCHVPRHTKKSCPYWRAQAWRNRMAGVKRRKQTAHRLLDELDGAAQDPLET; translated from the exons ATGATGGAAGAAATAGGCTGGAAAATGCACAAGCAAGACAATGTTAAAGAAGGGGCATCTAGCGGGTGTG CTGATAGTGAGTTTAGAGACACCAATAGGCCCTTACAAAATGAGACAATGGAAGCTTCAAATTCAT ATGTACATGACCATATTACTGGAATGGCTGaggaaattgaagtgcaagctACTGCTCCAAAAGCAAGCTCTCAGAAAGTGGGTAGGATTGCTTGCTGTTGGTTTTGTCATGTTCCAAGACACACCAAAAAATCTTGCCCCTATTGGAGAGCACAAGCTTGGAGAAATAGGATGGCTGGtgtgaaaagaagaaaacaaaca GCTCATAGGCTTCTGGATGAGCTAGATGGTGCCGCTCAAGATCCACTTGAAACCTAG
- the LOC113732258 gene encoding uncharacterized protein isoform X2, which translates to MQMTCTNCKQKRHTKRKCPKIIGVENAKCKGRGPAFNTNRCKTCKILDHNVRTCPLAGQNAQDNANKAIADSEFRDTNRPLQNETMEASNSYVHDHITGMAEEIEVQATAPKASSQKVGRIACCWFCHVPRHTKKSCPYWRAQAWRNRMAGVKRRKQTAHRLLDELDGAAQDPLET; encoded by the exons ATGCAAATGACTTGCACTAACTGCAAGCAAAAGAGACACACCAAGAGAAAATGCcctaagatcattggagtagaaaatgCAAAATGCAAGGGAAGGGGACCAGCTTTCAACACCAATAGGTGCAAAACATGCAAGATTCTTGATCATAATGTCAGAACTTGTCCATTAGCAGGCCAAAACGCTCAGGACAATGCTAATAAAGCTATTG CTGATAGTGAGTTTAGAGACACCAATAGGCCCTTACAAAATGAGACAATGGAAGCTTCAAATTCAT ATGTACATGACCATATTACTGGAATGGCTGaggaaattgaagtgcaagctACTGCTCCAAAAGCAAGCTCTCAGAAAGTGGGTAGGATTGCTTGCTGTTGGTTTTGTCATGTTCCAAGACACACCAAAAAATCTTGCCCCTATTGGAGAGCACAAGCTTGGAGAAATAGGATGGCTGGtgtgaaaagaagaaaacaaaca GCTCATAGGCTTCTGGATGAGCTAGATGGTGCCGCTCAAGATCCACTTGAAACCTAG